The window CCATGATCTTCTCGACCACGCCGAAGGAGGCGTCCCGATCGGCCTTCATCACCAGATACAGATCACGGATTCCCTGTTGCAGGGCCTTGGCGCGCATCCTCTGGATCTCGCCGCCCACGTCACCCGGCGTCGACTCGGTGTACTCGCGCACGGGAATCTCGATCGAGTCCCCGACTTGGGGATCGAACCGTTTGGCGCGAATGATGTAGTCGAGGTAGACCGAGTCCTCCTTGGTCACCGTGATGGTGATGAAGTTCTTCGTCGGCAGATCGCGCTGCGACGTCGACATCGGCAGAATAACCGACTTCTGCTCCGGCGGTTTGAACTGGGTCGTTGCCATGTAGAAGATGAGGAGCAAGAAGGCGATATCCACCATCGGCGTCATGTCGATGCGGATCGCGACCCGTCGTTTCCCTTTCTTCAGCATGGCTCAGGCCCCTGTGGACCGCGCTTCGCGCGACTTGAGCAGTTGCACGACCTCATAAGAGGCCTCATCAATCGTGTAGTTGAAGCTGTCGACCTTGTTGACAAAGAAGTTGTAGGCGACGATGCCGACGATGGCATTGAAGAGGCCGCCGGCGGTGTTGACCAGCGCCTCCGAGATACCGGTCGCCAACTGGGTGGCGTCGATGACGCCGCCGGCGGCGTGGCCGGTCGCCTTGAAGGCCCGGATCATACCGATGGTCGTTCCCAGCAGTCCGACCATCGTGGCGATGGAAGCGATCGTGGACAAGGCGATCAGGTTGCGCTCCAACAGCGGCACCTCGAGGGCGTTGGCTTCTTCGATGGCCCGCTGTGTCTCCTCGATGCGCTTGTCGGTGTTCAGAGTCCGGTCGTCCTTCACCTGCGTGTAGCGCTCGACCCCCGCCCGCAGCACATTGGCGCACGACCCGCGCTGCTTGTCGCAGGCGGCCAACGCGCTCTTGTAGTCTTCGGTCTTGAGCGAGTCGACGACCCTCTTGAAGAATGCCTGAATGGAGGTATTGCCGCGCGCCTTGCGCAACGTCAGCAGCCGCTCCAGAATGAACGCCACCAGCATGACGGCCAGCGCGATCAGCAGCGCGACGAGGGGACCGCCCTCCCGCAGGTAGGCGGGGAGTTGCGTCCAGATGATGATCCCCGTGGCCAAGGACACCACGAGCACGATGGTCACGAACAGACCCTGCTTCACTCGTTCCTCCTTTATGGAATCATCCGGTCACGACCGACGGGCATTCGCCCGGCTGCCGGACCCCGGTTGTCTCCCGATTCGATCTTCCGCCCGCAGATTACTTTTACAGATCCCCCGACTTGACGCCCGCCACCAAACCCATCGCCATGGCCACCCAAGGGCCGAACGATGTGATGGTCATGAGCGCCGCAATCCCATACTTCTCGCCGGGGTCGATCAGCCCCCAGTCCTGGTATCCGGGAATGCTCCCGCCGGCGAAGGAGAGTATGACGACCAGGACGCCGGCACCCCAGAGAAAATGACCGTACGACAACGGCCGCCGCAGGCGTGCCTGATAGGCCTCCGCCGAGGGCGCCTTTCCCCACACGGACATTAGGATCCAAACACCCAGAATCGGGCTTCCCAACATCAGCACCAGCACCAGCAGGGCTGACAAGCCGACCCACAAACCGCCGCCGAACGCTGTACCCAGCCCACCAAACATTGTGCCCAAAGCGCTGACCCAAGACATCGATATCTCGGCCTTGCCGGCGGTCTCATACCCGACCCAAGGCATCACGACCGTCGCCACGAGGAGAACAGCAGTCACCGTGAGGATGATCCGGTCGATCCGGGACATCGCCTCCTGTTGCAGGAGGGAGAAATCGCGGTTGAGCAGCGACTCACCGCCCCCCACCTTGACACGGTCCAGGTACTGTTTGGCTTCGGCATCGGACTTCCAGAAACGCGGCGCATGTTTCGGGAAGACTTCAAACCCGATGTAGCGATAGCGCTCGGCCGGCTCGCCTCCTGGAGTATTTGCTGGCGGGGCTGTGTTGGTCATGATCACTCCGTCGGTTCGCCCGCGTACACTGACGCGCGGCGGCCCTCACTTCTTCTCGACGATCTCCTCGTCAATCCGGTCTCTGAGATTCTTGGCGTCGTTGTTCTTGGGATCGCACTGGACCACCTTCTCCAGCAGCTTGTAGGATTCGTCCTTCTCCCCTGTTTCGTAGAGGGCGTACGCCAGCCACCAGCGCAGCTCGTTGGCACGGCAGGGATTCTCCCCTGTCGCCTCAAAGCACTTCAGCGCCCGGCGCAAAACCGGTACGGCCGCCGGGTAGTTCTTCTGGGCGAAGTACGTAAACCCGGACCACTGCACGTGATCGCAGACACCGGGTTCCCGCTCCATCAGCCACTTATAGGCCGTCTGCGCGTCGGCGACGCGCTGCATCTTGATCAGCCGCGGGCCAACCAGCTTGTACGCCTTCAGGCGGAACGAGGCATCGGCAGTCGTGTCGCTGGCCGCCGAGCGCAGGAGATACTCCACCGCCTTCTCGTTGTTGTCCGATTGCAGATAGGGCAAAGCCGCATTGAACAACGTGCGTGCGTCATCGGTATGCCGCACGACCAGCTTCTCGAATTCGACGGCGGCTTCCGCGTACCGGCCCAGTTTGTGCAGCGACAAAGCCAGGCCACCGATTGAGCGATCATCGTTGGGGTCCAGCTCGGCGGCGCGACGGTAGTTGTCGACGATTTGGGGAAGCAGCGTCGAGTCCTTCAACGCCTCCATGCAGACGGCGGTCCGCCAGAACAACTCGGCGTCGGAC of the Candidatus Zixiibacteriota bacterium genome contains:
- a CDS encoding biopolymer transporter ExbD, which codes for MLKKGKRRVAIRIDMTPMVDIAFLLLIFYMATTQFKPPEQKSVILPMSTSQRDLPTKNFITITVTKEDSVYLDYIIRAKRFDPQVGDSIEIPVREYTESTPGDVGGEIQRMRAKALQQGIRDLYLVMKADRDASFGVVEKIMDSMQEQNLTSFQVVTDLDQTLSRTGG
- a CDS encoding MotA/TolQ/ExbB proton channel family protein; translated protein: MKQGLFVTIVLVVSLATGIIIWTQLPAYLREGGPLVALLIALAVMLVAFILERLLTLRKARGNTSIQAFFKRVVDSLKTEDYKSALAACDKQRGSCANVLRAGVERYTQVKDDRTLNTDKRIEETQRAIEEANALEVPLLERNLIALSTIASIATMVGLLGTTIGMIRAFKATGHAAGGVIDATQLATGISEALVNTAGGLFNAIVGIVAYNFFVNKVDSFNYTIDEASYEVVQLLKSREARSTGA